The Desulfobacterales bacterium genome window below encodes:
- a CDS encoding ABC transporter ATP-binding protein, translating into MLLSIEGLRVSYGNIKALHGLNFEIEEGEIVCIIGANGAGKSTTLKAISRMVPADEGSRMTFQGKDLLDYAADKVVSQLGISHVPEGRRLFDNLTVMENLKLACFARRDNDQINKDIERVFSIFPRLDERQVQKAGTLSGGEQQMLAVGRAYMSGRKVMLLDEPSMGLAPLLMMSMFDALKEINKEGTTILLVEQNARLALQFAQRGYVLENGNLVLEGSSEQLLEDPEVKKAYLGG; encoded by the coding sequence ATGTTGTTATCCATTGAAGGGTTGCGCGTTTCCTATGGCAATATTAAAGCCCTGCACGGGCTGAATTTTGAAATTGAAGAAGGCGAAATTGTTTGTATTATTGGCGCCAATGGTGCCGGTAAAAGCACCACACTTAAAGCCATTTCGCGCATGGTTCCTGCTGATGAGGGTTCCCGTATGACCTTTCAGGGAAAGGACTTGCTTGATTACGCTGCCGATAAAGTGGTCAGCCAACTGGGTATTTCGCATGTCCCCGAGGGGCGGCGTCTGTTCGATAATTTAACGGTGATGGAAAATTTAAAACTGGCCTGCTTTGCCCGCAGAGACAATGACCAGATCAACAAAGACATTGAGCGGGTCTTTTCCATTTTTCCGCGTCTGGATGAACGGCAGGTACAAAAAGCCGGCACGCTTAGTGGTGGTGAGCAGCAAATGCTGGCGGTCGGTCGAGCCTATATGAGCGGTCGCAAGGTCATGCTGCTGGATGAGCCCTCCATGGGTTTGGCACCGCTGTTGATGATGAGCATGTTTGATGCCCTCAAGGAGATTAATAAGGAGGGCACCACCATATTGCTGGTCGAGCAAAATGCTCGTCTGGCCCTGCAATTTGCGCAGCGCGGCTACGTGCTGGAAAACGGCAATCTGGTTTTGGAGGGCTCTTCAGAGCAGTTGCTGGAGGATCCGGAGGTAAAAAAGGCCTATCTCGGCGGCTAA
- a CDS encoding Lrp/AsnC family transcriptional regulator — translation MNIDKTNLAIIKQLRNGRKSYQKIALDLAVSENTVRTRVQKLTEEGVLDINGVINPETIEGHRVVIVGVKLQSMDLVNKGEEFSKLKGVVSVSVVTGRFDLILIVLLKSGFGLLEFYTEEVSRIKDVQSVETFVVYKSYNLKVPYVLE, via the coding sequence ATGAACATCGACAAAACCAACCTGGCCATCATTAAACAACTGCGCAACGGCCGCAAATCTTACCAAAAGATTGCCCTCGATCTAGCTGTATCTGAAAACACGGTTCGGACCCGTGTTCAAAAATTAACCGAAGAAGGCGTATTGGACATCAATGGTGTCATTAATCCGGAAACAATCGAGGGACATCGCGTCGTTATCGTGGGGGTAAAACTTCAAAGCATGGATCTGGTAAACAAGGGCGAGGAATTCAGCAAGTTAAAGGGGGTGGTCTCGGTCAGCGTGGTCACCGGTCGTTTCGATCTCATTCTGATAGTTCTGCTAAAATCGGGATTCGGTTTACTGGAATTTTATACTGAGGAGGTGTCCCGTATTAAAGACGTCCAATCTGTGGAAACCTTTGTGGTATACAAGAGCTATAATTTAAAGGTACCCTATGTGCTAGAATAG
- the gcvPA gene encoding aminomethyl-transferring glycine dehydrogenase subunit GcvPA has translation MRYLPHTPEDIASMLKAVKIDSLEGLFAHIPEDCRRKEALNVPEALTEWELNDHMDTLAQTVAVTPEYKLFLGAGSYAHYVPAAASFLAARSEFVTAYTPYQPEVSQGTLQAIFEYQTLTARLLGMEVANASQYDGASALAEAMLMAIRVSRKKTVAVSRAVHPMYRRVLATYFEPTGFNITELPYLEDGSTDITSLKDMDDLAGVAIQSPNFFGCMEDLEAIQQSLPDKKTLLVACFSEPLAYGLYKSPGDCGADIACGEGQSLGIPHTFGGPGLGMFAAKMKYVRNMPGRLVGQTVDQDGKRGHVLTLSTREQHIRREKATSNICTNHSLCALAAVIYMASLGGTGFKELARLNYDKAEYFKEALRKAGFKLPFSRPTFNEFVVAFPDGFEKTYQKLLQKKIIAGLPLVEYYPELKSHYLLCATETTTRDDMDALIKEIKS, from the coding sequence ATGCGTTACTTACCCCATACACCTGAAGATATCGCCAGCATGCTCAAGGCGGTGAAGATTGACAGCCTTGAAGGCCTTTTTGCCCATATCCCTGAAGATTGCCGACGCAAAGAAGCGCTCAATGTCCCCGAGGCGTTAACCGAGTGGGAGTTAAATGATCATATGGACACGCTGGCGCAAACTGTGGCCGTTACACCTGAATACAAGTTGTTTTTAGGTGCCGGCAGCTACGCGCATTATGTCCCGGCGGCGGCATCCTTTTTGGCAGCGCGTTCAGAATTTGTCACCGCCTATACCCCTTACCAGCCCGAGGTCAGTCAGGGCACCTTGCAGGCCATTTTTGAGTACCAGACATTGACCGCCCGACTCCTGGGCATGGAGGTTGCCAATGCATCGCAATATGATGGCGCATCGGCATTGGCCGAAGCGATGTTGATGGCCATTCGCGTGTCACGCAAAAAGACGGTGGCGGTTTCGCGCGCGGTGCACCCGATGTATCGACGGGTGCTGGCAACATATTTTGAGCCTACCGGATTTAACATCACAGAACTGCCCTATCTCGAAGACGGCTCAACGGATATAACATCCCTGAAAGATATGGACGATCTGGCAGGGGTAGCCATTCAATCACCCAATTTTTTCGGTTGCATGGAAGACCTGGAAGCCATCCAGCAATCACTGCCAGACAAGAAAACGCTTCTGGTTGCATGTTTTAGCGAGCCCCTGGCTTATGGCCTGTACAAAAGCCCGGGTGATTGCGGCGCCGATATTGCTTGTGGCGAGGGGCAGAGTTTGGGTATCCCGCACACATTCGGCGGTCCCGGACTGGGGATGTTTGCCGCCAAAATGAAATACGTCCGCAACATGCCGGGACGTTTGGTGGGCCAGACAGTTGATCAAGATGGCAAAAGGGGTCATGTGCTAACGCTCTCTACCCGTGAGCAGCATATTCGGCGCGAGAAGGCCACTTCCAATATTTGTACCAATCACAGCTTATGCGCTCTGGCAGCAGTCATATACATGGCCTCACTGGGTGGTACAGGCTTTAAGGAATTGGCCCGTCTCAATTATGACAAAGCGGAATATTTCAAAGAAGCGCTGCGCAAGGCTGGTTTTAAATTGCCGTTTTCCCGGCCGACGTTTAATGAGTTTGTGGTCGCATTTCCAGACGGCTTTGAGAAAACCTATCAAAAGTTACTGCAGAAAAAAATCATCGCCGGCTTGCCGCTGGTCGAATATTATCCAGAGCTTAAGAGCCATTATCTGCTGTGCGCAACTGAGACAACCACCCGGGATGATATGGATGCCCTGATCAAGGAGATTAAATCATGA
- a CDS encoding phospholipase D family protein, with protein sequence MVRSKSYLTAYDLAGHRIMVGFVKSFKPIWLVLTLLILAACATLPTPEGKTPSYAYDPPPDNRLAVMTREWVEDVDQGRSGFFKLFRNDDAMHWRLLLADMAEETLDMQYFIWKADASGDLLLDRVVKAADRGVRVRILVDDIYIIGADKSVAALSQHPNIEIRLFNPMQQRTSSMLLFVLEYLGNIQQLNHRMHNKLIVADNRFALVGGRNIGNEYFGLNPKQNFTDFDVVAFGAVAQKVSHSFDIYWNNQWAYPGEALLQNYKNRELLPQLREELQEELDKKEWKLVEFQQNNPDTKTLLARLEQRMKGGTASVIYDEPLVGEKIPPMQLIETLGELTVNAKHELLISTPYFIPHEDFYNDVPILISKGVRVVVLTNSLGSTNHPIVHSGYKKHRKNVIEMGVELFEMRHDASARGKFDTPPVKSRAFGLHAKYMVIDRQVSFVGSLNLDPRSIYINTEMGIIIDSTKLAEAIALEFEEELKPENSWQVLLDEKGRLYWKAGDTILRREPARNSWQRIQAWFFGLFDLDDQL encoded by the coding sequence ATGGTTAGATCTAAATCTTATTTAACCGCATATGATTTAGCAGGTCATCGAATAATGGTAGGCTTCGTTAAGTCTTTTAAACCTATCTGGCTGGTTCTGACCCTATTGATCTTGGCGGCCTGTGCTACTTTGCCAACACCTGAAGGCAAAACACCCTCATACGCGTATGACCCGCCTCCCGATAATCGTCTGGCGGTTATGACCCGTGAATGGGTAGAGGATGTGGATCAGGGTCGCTCGGGATTTTTTAAATTGTTCCGCAATGATGATGCCATGCACTGGCGATTGTTGTTGGCGGATATGGCCGAAGAAACCCTGGATATGCAGTATTTTATCTGGAAAGCCGATGCCAGCGGCGACCTGCTTCTGGATCGGGTGGTCAAAGCGGCAGACCGCGGCGTGCGGGTGCGCATACTGGTGGACGATATTTATATCATCGGCGCCGACAAGTCTGTGGCCGCGCTCAGTCAACATCCCAATATTGAAATCCGCCTTTTTAATCCAATGCAACAGCGCACCTCCTCAATGCTGCTGTTTGTGTTGGAATACCTGGGAAATATCCAGCAACTGAATCATCGCATGCACAACAAACTGATTGTGGCCGACAATCGCTTTGCCTTAGTGGGCGGCCGCAATATTGGCAACGAATATTTTGGTCTAAACCCAAAACAAAATTTTACGGATTTCGATGTTGTGGCCTTTGGAGCGGTTGCCCAAAAAGTATCCCACTCTTTCGATATTTACTGGAACAACCAGTGGGCCTATCCGGGTGAGGCTCTGCTACAGAATTATAAGAACCGAGAACTTTTACCGCAACTGCGCGAAGAATTGCAGGAGGAGCTGGATAAAAAGGAGTGGAAGCTGGTTGAATTTCAGCAAAATAATCCTGACACAAAAACGCTGCTGGCCAGGCTGGAACAGAGAATGAAAGGCGGCACGGCCAGCGTTATATATGACGAACCATTGGTCGGTGAAAAAATACCACCGATGCAGTTGATCGAAACCTTAGGAGAGCTGACGGTCAACGCCAAACATGAGTTGTTGATCTCAACGCCTTATTTTATTCCCCATGAAGATTTTTATAATGATGTGCCGATTTTGATATCAAAAGGTGTTCGCGTTGTAGTGCTCACCAATTCACTGGGTTCGACCAATCATCCCATCGTTCACAGCGGGTACAAAAAACACCGCAAAAATGTGATCGAAATGGGCGTTGAGCTTTTTGAAATGCGGCATGATGCCTCTGCCAGAGGAAAGTTTGACACGCCTCCGGTGAAATCAAGAGCATTCGGTCTGCATGCCAAATACATGGTCATCGATCGCCAGGTCTCTTTTGTGGGGTCACTGAATCTGGACCCGCGTTCCATTTATATTAATACCGAAATGGGTATTATCATCGATAGCACAAAGCTGGCCGAAGCCATTGCTTTGGAATTCGAAGAAGAATTGAAGCCGGAAAATTCCTGGCAGGTTCTGCTCGATGAGAAAGGCCGTCTGTACTGGAAAGCGGGGGACACGATCCTTCGCAGGGAGCCGGCACGTAATTCTTGGCAGCGTATTCAGGCCTGGTTTTTTGGGTTATTTGATCTTGATGACCAGCTATAA
- the gcvH gene encoding glycine cleavage system protein GcvH, which translates to MKEINELNFPDDVRYAESHEWARLEGDTIKVGISDYAQDQLGDIVFVEMPEVGDTFGKAEEFGTVESVKAVSELYMPVAGEVVAINDTLEDAPEKVNNSPYGDGWMLEVKAENPSELDDLMDNNAYLGTLKG; encoded by the coding sequence ATGAAAGAAATTAATGAACTTAATTTTCCTGATGATGTGCGTTATGCCGAATCTCACGAGTGGGCCCGGCTCGAAGGTGATACGATCAAGGTCGGTATATCGGATTATGCCCAGGACCAACTCGGTGATATTGTTTTCGTGGAAATGCCGGAGGTCGGAGACACATTTGGCAAGGCTGAAGAATTTGGCACAGTGGAGTCCGTCAAGGCCGTTTCCGAGCTGTATATGCCGGTTGCAGGTGAGGTGGTGGCCATTAATGACACGTTGGAAGATGCCCCTGAAAAGGTAAACAATTCGCCATATGGCGACGGATGGATGCTTGAGGTTAAAGCGGAGAATCCATCTGAACTGGATGACCTTATGGACAATAATGCTTATCTTGGAACGCTGAAAGGATAA
- a CDS encoding branched-chain amino acid ABC transporter permease, with protein MEGTSAKLSLPSLWSKLNIRAWVSQVPLLGWLIGALIAVGLEMAIGTPLARGLGLPKAPVLFGFVIMLKKPLLIPGAALYLSLIYLLPIGLIVRFGAAAVNRLSAILADFSTVFSILVHLALLYLILHLWSGMSDYRVLVVKLTLIAVMVTLSLNVINGYMGEFSCSHPGFMALGAYATSVFTVSLFVNDKIFGAAVLPAAIGPFFFPVALFLGGVAASIGAMVVAIPSFRTRGDYLAIISLAFLFIVKSLIENLEVVGGPRGLGSQPDWANLPVVFLTTVICIWVINNFVRSTLGKALNAVRDNEMAADAMTVNTRRTKFVAFLFAAFWAGVAGGLFAHVLRYVNPSTFGIQKLAEVLAMVYFGGLNSVYGAIVGATSISLLGEALRPLEIFKWIIIPLLLILVMIFRPTGLIAFKEFDARKLVQPKDRKS; from the coding sequence ATGGAAGGAACGAGCGCAAAATTGTCATTGCCATCGTTATGGTCAAAGCTGAATATACGCGCCTGGGTGTCGCAGGTCCCGCTGCTGGGTTGGCTGATCGGGGCTCTGATTGCAGTTGGCCTGGAAATGGCGATCGGCACACCTTTGGCCAGGGGGCTGGGGCTGCCCAAGGCACCGGTTTTGTTCGGCTTTGTTATCATGCTCAAAAAACCGCTGTTGATTCCCGGAGCGGCCTTGTACCTTTCGCTGATTTATCTCTTACCCATCGGCCTGATCGTACGCTTTGGCGCAGCCGCCGTGAACCGGCTGAGCGCTATTCTGGCGGATTTTTCGACCGTTTTTTCCATTTTAGTCCACCTGGCGTTACTTTATCTGATACTGCACCTGTGGTCGGGAATGAGTGATTATCGCGTCCTGGTGGTCAAACTGACCCTCATTGCGGTCATGGTTACCTTGAGTCTGAATGTGATTAACGGCTACATGGGCGAATTTTCCTGCTCGCATCCCGGATTTATGGCCCTGGGCGCCTATGCAACTTCCGTTTTTACTGTCTCACTTTTTGTAAATGATAAAATCTTCGGCGCAGCTGTGCTGCCGGCAGCCATCGGACCTTTCTTTTTCCCGGTTGCGCTGTTTTTGGGCGGGGTGGCGGCATCTATTGGTGCTATGGTTGTGGCCATACCGTCATTTCGTACCCGGGGTGATTATCTGGCGATTATTTCACTGGCCTTTTTGTTTATCGTAAAGAGCTTGATTGAAAACCTGGAGGTGGTTGGCGGGCCCCGCGGTTTGGGCAGTCAGCCGGACTGGGCCAATTTGCCAGTGGTATTTTTGACCACCGTGATTTGCATCTGGGTGATCAATAACTTTGTGCGCTCTACGCTGGGAAAAGCGCTTAACGCCGTACGCGATAACGAGATGGCGGCTGATGCCATGACAGTAAATACGCGGCGCACCAAATTTGTCGCTTTTTTATTTGCCGCTTTCTGGGCGGGTGTTGCCGGCGGCTTGTTTGCGCATGTGCTGCGCTATGTCAATCCCAGCACGTTTGGTATTCAAAAGCTGGCCGAAGTATTGGCCATGGTTTATTTTGGGGGTTTAAACTCGGTATACGGTGCCATTGTGGGCGCCACCAGCATCAGCTTATTGGGCGAGGCCCTGCGGCCGCTGGAAATTTTCAAATGGATCATTATCCCCTTGCTGCTGATACTGGTGATGATCTTCCGACCGACGGGACTGATTGCCTTCAAGGAATTCGATGCCCGCAAGTTGGTACAACCAAAAGACAGAAAATCCTAA
- a CDS encoding branched-chain amino acid ABC transporter permease: MVLLQNLINALQWGSFYALIALGYSMVYSILMLFNFAHGDIFMVGAYIGFGVASAMLALTAMGAFALPSWLILVLTILFSMFLTSFVGMIVERIGYRPLRDAPRASAAITGLMIGIILETGNLILLGAQRVSFPSLINTVTYDLGGVFVTNKKIMIVVVSLALATALHQFIRHTRYGMAMRAMAFDYVVVPLMGVSINKIAAMTFAIGSALAAAAGILFGVAYPVLDPYMGILIGWKAFVAAILGGRGSIIGATLAGFLLGFIEIFVPMIPFVPSTFRDLIAYSIVLLILVFRPHGFFGEAYSARLRL, encoded by the coding sequence ATGGTACTGTTGCAAAACCTGATCAATGCATTGCAGTGGGGAAGCTTTTATGCGCTGATCGCCCTGGGCTATTCGATGGTGTACAGTATTCTGATGCTGTTTAACTTCGCCCATGGCGATATTTTTATGGTCGGCGCCTATATCGGGTTCGGGGTGGCTTCAGCCATGCTTGCCCTCACCGCCATGGGGGCCTTTGCGCTGCCCAGCTGGCTGATCCTGGTATTAACCATTCTTTTCTCCATGTTCTTAACCTCGTTTGTGGGTATGATCGTTGAACGCATCGGCTATCGCCCTTTGCGCGATGCGCCGCGGGCATCGGCAGCTATCACCGGATTGATGATCGGCATCATCCTGGAGACCGGCAACCTGATTCTGCTGGGTGCCCAACGCGTCAGTTTTCCGTCCCTGATAAACACCGTCACTTATGATCTGGGCGGTGTTTTTGTCACCAATAAAAAGATCATGATCGTGGTGGTCTCTCTGGCATTGGCCACCGCGCTGCACCAGTTCATCCGTCACACACGGTACGGGATGGCCATGCGCGCTATGGCGTTTGATTATGTGGTCGTGCCGCTAATGGGTGTGTCAATAAACAAGATTGCGGCCATGACCTTTGCCATTGGGTCAGCTCTGGCCGCAGCCGCCGGTATTCTTTTCGGTGTGGCCTATCCGGTACTGGATCCGTATATGGGGATCCTGATCGGTTGGAAAGCGTTTGTCGCGGCAATTCTGGGGGGCAGGGGATCGATTATTGGGGCCACTCTGGCCGGGTTTTTGCTCGGCTTTATTGAAATTTTTGTACCCATGATACCATTTGTACCCTCAACCTTTCGCGATCTGATTGCCTATTCGATTGTTTTACTGATCCTGGTTTTCAGGCCCCATGGATTTTTTGGGGAAGCTTACAGTGCACGGCTGAGGCTGTAA
- a CDS encoding DUF4340 domain-containing protein, which yields MKVKKEYIILILIIIALCVYLFTRSGDRTHYQLPTLAKLDPGNITKIEISKENDTIILKKKDNQWHLEPKGYLADINKVNSILAVFETLSLAALVSESKDYQRYDLNPERRLIAKAWQDDALVRNLDIGKAAPSFRHTFVKLADDTRVFHANDNFRSKFDQTLDNLRDRSVLSFKPTDIQLVHITKEQTAVELVRNEVPVQPAASQLEKTDASSPVAVKFEWQDRNGKSINEQNLSRLLTTLSSLNCTGYIDDRKKDSFSEPIYMVRLNGIQEHQLDIFAKLENDADNYPAVSSGSDYPFLLSDSQIKQIMKDPAEMLKKAEEDKKTSE from the coding sequence ATGAAAGTCAAGAAAGAGTATATCATTCTTATCCTGATCATCATCGCATTATGCGTCTATCTTTTTACGCGCAGCGGCGATCGCACCCATTATCAGCTACCGACACTCGCTAAACTCGACCCCGGCAATATTACCAAAATTGAAATATCAAAAGAAAACGATACGATTATTTTAAAAAAGAAAGACAATCAATGGCACCTTGAGCCTAAAGGATATTTGGCTGACATCAACAAGGTCAATAGCATTTTAGCAGTTTTTGAAACCCTTTCCCTGGCTGCCTTGGTGTCGGAATCAAAGGATTACCAGCGCTATGACTTGAATCCGGAAAGACGCCTCATTGCTAAAGCCTGGCAGGACGATGCGCTTGTACGAAATTTGGATATCGGCAAAGCCGCCCCTTCATTTCGGCATACCTTTGTCAAACTCGCTGATGACACTCGCGTTTTTCATGCCAACGACAATTTTCGCAGCAAATTTGATCAGACACTGGACAACCTGCGCGACCGCAGTGTTTTGTCTTTTAAACCCACTGATATTCAGCTGGTTCACATTACAAAAGAGCAGACAGCGGTCGAATTGGTTCGCAATGAGGTGCCGGTGCAACCGGCGGCATCCCAGCTCGAAAAAACAGACGCATCCTCACCGGTTGCCGTCAAATTTGAATGGCAGGACCGCAACGGAAAAAGCATCAACGAGCAGAACCTCAGTCGCCTGCTAACCACACTGAGCAGCCTTAATTGCACCGGGTATATCGATGATCGCAAAAAGGATTCATTTTCAGAGCCAATCTATATGGTGAGGCTAAATGGAATACAGGAACACCAGCTGGATATTTTTGCCAAGCTTGAAAATGATGCTGATAACTATCCGGCAGTCTCTTCCGGCAGCGACTACCCGTTTCTGCTTTCCGACAGTCAGATAAAGCAAATTATGAAAGACCCTGCAGAGATGCTCAAAAAGGCAGAAGAGGATAAGAAAACATCAGAATAA
- a CDS encoding ABC transporter ATP-binding protein, translated as MSMLRVENMTHFFGGLRAVHNYDLEIKPGEVRGLIGPNGAGKTTIFNLITGIYNPTEGNVFLEDHKLNGRTPHDIAALGIGRTFQNMLLWRHMTVLEHVKMARYSKLSYGLIGAFFGTPRRNREEAESEEKAYSLLKLFGVDQFADQWVPNLPYGAQRRVEMARAMATEPKVLFLDEPTAGMNPEELVQMMDIIRQIKEKFKPAIFLIEHRMKVVMELCERIQTLVFGEVIAEGTPEEIQNNPKVIEAYLGKEIVE; from the coding sequence ATGTCTATGTTAAGGGTTGAAAATATGACCCATTTTTTCGGTGGCCTGCGGGCAGTACACAATTATGATTTGGAGATCAAACCTGGTGAGGTTCGGGGGCTCATTGGACCTAACGGAGCGGGTAAAACAACGATTTTCAACCTGATTACCGGTATCTACAATCCCACTGAAGGCAATGTTTTTCTGGAAGATCACAAATTAAACGGTCGCACGCCTCACGACATTGCAGCGCTGGGCATCGGCCGCACCTTTCAAAACATGCTGCTATGGCGGCATATGACCGTTTTAGAGCATGTCAAAATGGCCCGCTATTCCAAACTTAGCTACGGTCTCATCGGCGCATTTTTCGGAACGCCCCGTCGCAACCGTGAAGAAGCCGAAAGCGAAGAAAAGGCCTATAGCCTCTTAAAGCTGTTTGGTGTCGATCAATTTGCCGACCAGTGGGTACCGAATCTGCCCTATGGTGCGCAGCGGCGGGTCGAGATGGCCCGGGCAATGGCCACGGAGCCCAAAGTGCTGTTTCTGGATGAGCCCACCGCCGGTATGAACCCGGAAGAACTGGTTCAAATGATGGACATCATTCGCCAGATCAAAGAAAAATTCAAACCAGCCATTTTTCTGATTGAACATCGCATGAAGGTGGTTATGGAACTGTGTGAACGGATCCAGACCCTGGTTTTTGGGGAAGTGATAGCGGAGGGCACACCGGAGGAAATTCAAAACAATCCCAAGGTTATCGAAGCTTATCTGGGCAAGGAGATCGTAGAGTAA
- a CDS encoding ABC transporter substrate-binding protein: MKKGFLLAGIIFCIAVAVTFYACGPKGPETIKIGVNAPITGDIPKVGEGSKFAAEMWLEDVNAAGGLQVGDKKYKVELVIEDNESKAESAVKVATKLITEDEVLAIVGPQSSKQAVPAGGKANELGTPMISPWSTNPDTTKERPYVFRGCFLDPFQGPVAANFIRDEFGFKKAAVLYDVASDYPKGLAEFFKEAWEKNNGPGSVVAFESFTTKDTDFSSQLTKIINSDAEVLFTPQYYNEVALIVQQAHQLGWDKPIVGSDSWGSAETVKLCGKDCYGLFFSTHYAAAGATGATKEFIDRYNKKHGYVPDDVGALTWDSIRLLQQAIQNTGGLTGDIKKDRAAVREQLAKIKDFDGITGQMTFTEEGDPVKCAVVVRISDAGEFEFYKSVCP, from the coding sequence ATGAAAAAAGGATTTCTATTAGCCGGGATTATTTTCTGTATCGCAGTGGCTGTGACATTTTATGCCTGCGGACCGAAAGGACCGGAAACCATCAAGATCGGTGTCAATGCCCCTATTACCGGTGACATTCCCAAAGTGGGCGAGGGAAGCAAGTTTGCGGCCGAAATGTGGCTGGAAGACGTCAACGCTGCCGGGGGACTTCAAGTCGGCGATAAAAAATACAAAGTGGAACTGGTCATAGAAGACAATGAATCCAAAGCGGAGTCAGCTGTTAAAGTTGCCACCAAGCTGATCACGGAAGATGAAGTCCTGGCAATAGTCGGACCGCAATCATCCAAACAGGCCGTACCGGCCGGCGGCAAAGCCAATGAACTCGGCACGCCGATGATCAGCCCGTGGTCGACCAACCCCGATACGACCAAAGAACGTCCGTACGTATTTCGCGGCTGTTTTCTGGATCCGTTTCAGGGACCGGTGGCAGCCAATTTTATCCGCGACGAATTCGGGTTTAAAAAGGCGGCAGTGCTCTATGATGTCGCCAGCGACTACCCCAAAGGGTTGGCTGAATTTTTCAAAGAAGCCTGGGAGAAAAATAACGGTCCTGGATCGGTGGTGGCCTTCGAAAGCTTTACAACCAAGGACACCGACTTCAGTTCACAGCTGACCAAGATCATCAATTCGGACGCAGAAGTGCTGTTTACGCCCCAGTACTACAACGAAGTCGCTCTGATCGTTCAACAGGCCCATCAACTGGGCTGGGATAAGCCCATTGTCGGTAGTGACAGCTGGGGTTCGGCCGAGACCGTCAAGCTTTGCGGCAAAGACTGCTACGGACTGTTTTTCAGCACTCACTATGCGGCTGCCGGTGCCACGGGTGCCACCAAAGAATTTATCGATCGATACAATAAAAAACATGGTTACGTGCCCGATGATGTCGGTGCGTTGACCTGGGACAGCATCCGTCTACTGCAACAGGCGATTCAAAATACCGGTGGGTTGACCGGCGACATCAAAAAAGACCGTGCGGCGGTTCGCGAACAACTGGCCAAAATTAAAGATTTTGACGGCATTACCGGCCAGATGACATTCACCGAAGAAGGCGATCCGGTTAAATGTGCCGTGGTCGTTCGCATCAGCGATGCCGGTGAATTCGAGTTCTACAAATCGGTGTGCCCATAA
- a CDS encoding endonuclease/exonuclease/phosphatase family protein, protein MKHLVVLFFALYLSVSGCVSIPDNLTVENQPHKFDLIPAEDLCQPESAYFPQLSTPVRSMGTKASIFRLLSWNIQKENRAGWEKDLERLSQNADILLIQEAHLTDELKTWLNRKPYYWHLVTAFEYHDIKTGVLTAANSEPDFICPQRAAEPLIRFPKTILITRYPLAHSHHSLMIANVHMINFAPDLTAFRKQVRQMTEVLSDHEGPMIVAGDFNTWSEERISIIETEAGRLALVPANFKTDAARKVFGYTVDRIYYRGLTLEEAVVVEVTSSDHNPLKVAFRLQGDGD, encoded by the coding sequence ATGAAACACTTGGTTGTTCTTTTTTTTGCTCTTTACCTATCCGTTTCCGGCTGCGTGAGTATACCGGATAACCTGACGGTGGAAAACCAGCCGCACAAATTCGATCTGATACCCGCTGAAGACCTGTGTCAGCCTGAATCTGCCTACTTTCCTCAGCTGTCAACGCCGGTAAGGAGCATGGGCACCAAGGCCTCTATTTTCCGTTTGTTGAGCTGGAATATCCAAAAAGAAAACCGAGCAGGCTGGGAAAAGGATCTTGAGCGCCTTTCGCAAAATGCAGATATCCTCTTAATTCAAGAGGCTCATCTAACTGATGAACTCAAAACCTGGTTGAATCGCAAGCCCTATTATTGGCATTTGGTGACGGCCTTTGAATACCATGATATAAAGACAGGGGTCTTGACGGCTGCGAACAGTGAACCTGATTTTATCTGCCCCCAAAGGGCGGCGGAGCCTCTGATCCGTTTTCCTAAAACCATATTGATCACGCGCTATCCGCTGGCACATAGCCATCACTCTCTGATGATCGCCAATGTTCATATGATCAATTTTGCGCCGGATCTTACCGCATTTCGTAAACAGGTGCGCCAGATGACAGAAGTTTTGAGCGATCATGAGGGCCCCATGATTGTAGCGGGTGATTTTAACACCTGGAGTGAAGAACGCATATCGATTATTGAAACAGAAGCCGGACGTCTGGCGCTTGTGCCTGCAAACTTCAAAACCGATGCGGCCCGTAAGGTATTCGGCTACACGGTGGATCGTATATACTATCGTGGATTGACGCTTGAAGAGGCGGTGGTGGTCGAAGTCACTTCCTCGGATCACAATCCTCTAAAGGTTGCATTCAGGCTACAAGGTGACGGCGACTAA